A window of Microbacterium luteolum contains these coding sequences:
- a CDS encoding ATP-binding cassette domain-containing protein yields MSRRPESQNAIDCSDLVIDRIGHGTPTRAVDGVTFSLAPGELICVAGPTGSGKSTLVAALAGSTDPSVRVVGGSATVCGVDVRRPGRKHRILTYRTGFVPQGAGADLPPRLTVNEVIAEPILIRERRVNTKALSIRVATLLDELHLPLGTAAKFPYELSAGMRQRVAIARSFILEPKVLIADEVLANLDLEVRPVVFDAITRRRKEESMAALLVTNDAAFIRELNAETLMLRGGHVVARGVGKDLLWVPNAESDSRH; encoded by the coding sequence ATGTCCCGCAGGCCCGAATCCCAGAACGCGATCGATTGCTCGGATCTGGTGATCGACCGGATCGGGCACGGCACGCCCACCCGCGCCGTCGATGGCGTGACGTTCTCTCTCGCTCCAGGCGAGCTCATCTGTGTCGCGGGTCCGACGGGGTCGGGAAAATCCACCCTGGTCGCCGCCCTCGCGGGGTCCACCGACCCGTCAGTGCGCGTCGTGGGCGGCAGCGCCACCGTCTGCGGTGTCGACGTGCGCCGGCCCGGACGGAAGCACCGCATCCTCACGTACCGCACCGGCTTCGTCCCGCAGGGCGCGGGTGCCGACCTCCCGCCTCGTCTGACCGTCAACGAGGTGATCGCCGAGCCGATCCTGATCCGAGAGCGCCGGGTCAACACGAAGGCGCTGTCTATCCGTGTCGCGACGCTGCTCGACGAGTTGCACCTTCCGCTCGGCACCGCAGCCAAGTTCCCGTACGAGCTGAGCGCCGGTATGCGTCAGCGCGTGGCGATCGCCCGGTCGTTCATCCTGGAGCCGAAGGTGCTCATCGCCGACGAGGTGCTCGCGAACCTCGATCTGGAGGTGCGACCGGTGGTGTTCGACGCGATCACCCGTCGCCGGAAGGAAGAGTCGATGGCGGCGCTCCTCGTGACCAATGACGCCGCGTTCATCCGCGAGCTGAACGCCGAGACGCTCATGCTCCGGGGCGGTCACGTGGTCGCTCGCGGCGTCGGCAAGGACCTGCTCTGGGTCCCGAACGCCGAGTCCGATTCGCGGCACTGA
- a CDS encoding NUDIX domain-containing protein has protein sequence MNPKERAVCVCFDGSRVLLMRRLHGGRQYTVLPGGGIEPGETPDQAAVRELAEETGLVATVTGKLATVDHDDRRAHYLLMAAVPGEPVLGGPEALAESEDNRYRPGWVPIAELADEPLVPEEAREIVRRAFAECLADGR, from the coding sequence ATGAACCCCAAGGAACGCGCTGTCTGCGTGTGCTTCGACGGCTCCCGCGTGCTGCTGATGAGGAGACTCCACGGCGGCCGGCAGTACACCGTGCTCCCGGGCGGCGGCATCGAGCCCGGCGAAACCCCCGACCAGGCAGCAGTACGCGAACTGGCCGAGGAGACCGGGCTCGTCGCGACCGTGACCGGCAAGCTCGCCACTGTCGATCACGACGACCGAAGGGCGCATTACCTGCTCATGGCGGCAGTGCCCGGAGAGCCGGTTCTGGGTGGGCCGGAAGCCCTCGCGGAGAGCGAGGACAACCGGTATCGGCCCGGATGGGTCCCGATAGCCGAGCTCGCAGACGAGCCGCTCGTACCCGAGGAGGCACGAGAGATCGTGCGGCGAGCCTTCGCGGAATGCCTCGCCGACGGCCGCTGA
- a CDS encoding dihydrodipicolinate synthase family protein, translating into MYDEQRSPSVFTGLSAFPLTPLRDDAFDEAAYARLVERLVSAGVDSITALGSTGSYLYLDREERRRVARATVTLAGDVPVMVGIGALRTSQAQRLADDAQDAGASAVLLAPVTYQALSPDEVFTLFEDVTAGLSVPLVVYDNPRTTHVALTDELHAQIAALPNVASIKIPGVPSDPRDAAARVQALRERIPGTVSIGVSGDWLAATGMNAGCDAWYSVIGGTLPDPALTITRAAQAGDHAAATAESARLQPLWDLFLEHGGYRVTAAIAEHLQLVAPDCLPRPVLGLGAAARGRVAEVVDQLGLRG; encoded by the coding sequence ATGTATGACGAGCAGAGGAGCCCCTCCGTGTTCACCGGCCTGAGCGCCTTCCCTCTCACTCCCCTGCGCGACGATGCCTTCGACGAAGCCGCGTACGCGCGCCTCGTCGAGCGGCTCGTCAGCGCCGGCGTCGACTCGATCACAGCGCTCGGCTCGACCGGCTCCTACCTCTACCTCGACCGCGAGGAGCGCCGGCGCGTCGCCCGCGCTACCGTGACGCTCGCGGGAGACGTTCCGGTGATGGTCGGCATCGGCGCGCTGCGCACCTCTCAGGCGCAGCGGCTCGCCGATGATGCGCAGGATGCCGGCGCGAGTGCCGTGCTGCTCGCGCCGGTCACGTACCAGGCACTGAGCCCCGACGAGGTGTTCACTCTGTTCGAGGACGTCACGGCCGGGCTCTCGGTGCCGCTCGTCGTCTACGACAACCCGCGCACGACGCACGTCGCGCTCACCGATGAGCTCCACGCGCAGATCGCTGCCCTGCCGAATGTGGCATCCATCAAGATCCCCGGCGTCCCATCGGATCCCCGGGATGCAGCCGCGCGAGTGCAGGCGCTGCGCGAGCGCATCCCCGGCACGGTGTCGATCGGCGTGTCGGGCGATTGGCTCGCGGCAACGGGCATGAACGCCGGGTGCGACGCCTGGTACTCGGTCATCGGCGGCACGCTCCCCGACCCGGCACTCACCATCACCCGAGCCGCCCAGGCCGGCGACCACGCCGCGGCTACCGCGGAATCAGCCCGCCTCCAGCCGTTGTGGGATCTGTTCCTGGAACACGGCGGCTACCGCGTCACCGCCGCCATCGCCGAGCACCTGCAGCTCGTCGCCCCGGACTGCCTTCCGCGCCCGGTGCTCGGGCTGGGTGCGGCAGCGCGCGGACGAGTCGCAGAGGTCGTCGACCAGCTGGGACTGCGGGGCTGA
- a CDS encoding Lrp/AsnC family transcriptional regulator: protein MTNLEAEMEHRDPLTTQVLAALREDGRASYTRIAQSLGVTRRRITQIVERAVERHEVVFTVSVSPDLLALQRFAYTQLRLDGPVAPVREALIAMPETTFVADISGEAPIDAEIRVGADPHLRRTLDRIRCLPGVRDMQTHLYESIEINLYSPLRTGRTAFRLDAVDRAIVRRLQIDGRASFLELAEAAGISPSGARLRLNRLVRHDAVKVVGIPVRHDSPDLLTLGVGIRVRGELAAALEEVRRLSPEFLAITIGEYELIATLSAQSVDGLLELADQLRASSQITGMRTWTNLRTVKEEYGRGDRLADD, encoded by the coding sequence TTGACGAATCTGGAGGCCGAGATGGAGCATCGGGACCCGCTGACCACGCAGGTGCTCGCCGCGCTGCGCGAGGATGGACGGGCGAGCTACACCCGCATCGCGCAGTCGCTCGGCGTGACTCGGCGACGCATCACCCAGATCGTGGAACGCGCCGTCGAACGCCATGAGGTCGTGTTCACGGTATCCGTGAGCCCGGATCTGCTGGCGCTGCAGCGGTTCGCCTACACGCAGCTCCGGCTCGACGGGCCGGTCGCTCCGGTGCGCGAGGCCCTCATCGCGATGCCCGAGACCACGTTCGTCGCCGACATCAGCGGCGAGGCACCGATCGACGCGGAGATCCGAGTGGGTGCCGATCCGCATCTGAGGCGCACTCTCGATCGCATCCGCTGTCTCCCGGGAGTGCGCGACATGCAGACACACCTCTACGAGAGCATCGAGATCAACCTCTACTCCCCGCTCCGCACCGGTCGCACGGCGTTCCGCCTCGACGCCGTCGACCGGGCGATCGTGCGTCGGCTGCAGATCGACGGCCGCGCATCGTTCCTCGAGCTCGCAGAAGCAGCGGGCATCTCCCCCAGCGGCGCGCGGCTCCGGCTGAACCGCCTCGTGCGTCACGACGCCGTGAAGGTCGTCGGGATCCCGGTGCGACATGACAGCCCCGATCTCCTCACCCTCGGCGTCGGCATCCGAGTCCGCGGAGAGCTGGCCGCCGCGCTGGAAGAGGTGCGCCGTCTCTCGCCGGAGTTCCTCGCGATCACGATCGGCGAATACGAGCTCATCGCCACCCTCTCCGCCCAGTCGGTCGACGGACTCCTCGAACTCGCCGACCAGCTGCGTGCCAGCTCGCAGATCACGGGGATGCGTACCTGGACCAACCTGCGGACCGTCAAGGAGGAGTACGGCCGGGGCGACCGTCTCGCCGACGACTGA
- a CDS encoding APC family permease, giving the protein MSTPSSRSSGRTAELGHDENELADYGYKQELKRALSPWAVFALGFATISPVVGIYAVIQLGFVFSGPVWIWAVLIAFIGQLLVATVYAQLSSQFPMTGGVYQWVRRLAGPKLGWMTGWIYLAAAIASLSTVAYLGGIWMKALVGDASESAGGLVLYGAVFLVVALGINLLGVNPVKHFLSAGIIAEGVASIVVSVLLLVFFLHNDIGMLVQTLGAEENSGGSTLAGLLTCLAVAGWAFLGFDATTQVAEEAHEPRRTVPRAMLLSFLFVGITVLLSGTAVTLSLRDPARAVTGEVGDPVLASVTEAFGAWTEKPFIVVVLIAFFACAVSIQTYIGRMVYSFARDRQIPFSTPLSRIGKKEIPHVALITTAVLAGLGLLLGLNGNAAATLISFGSGGFYIVFLIVAVVALWARLNGRWDPSRGSFAPGRFGLIINILAVAWLAFEVVNVAWPRAELAPASGTWVQVWAVIVVFSALILIGIGYLVVRKPHLEVQVAAAAAQRGDRTEKGTGR; this is encoded by the coding sequence ATGTCCACCCCCTCCTCTCGATCATCCGGGCGAACCGCAGAGCTCGGCCACGATGAGAACGAGCTCGCAGACTACGGCTACAAGCAAGAGCTCAAGCGCGCTCTCTCGCCCTGGGCGGTCTTCGCCCTCGGCTTCGCGACGATCTCACCGGTCGTCGGGATCTACGCCGTCATCCAGCTCGGATTCGTGTTCTCGGGTCCCGTCTGGATCTGGGCCGTGCTGATCGCGTTCATCGGCCAACTGCTGGTGGCGACCGTCTATGCGCAGCTCTCGTCCCAGTTCCCGATGACGGGAGGCGTCTACCAGTGGGTGCGGCGCCTCGCCGGTCCGAAGCTCGGCTGGATGACCGGGTGGATCTACCTCGCGGCGGCCATCGCATCGCTCTCGACGGTCGCCTACCTGGGCGGGATCTGGATGAAGGCGCTCGTCGGCGACGCCTCGGAGAGCGCCGGAGGCCTCGTGCTCTACGGCGCGGTCTTCCTCGTGGTCGCTCTCGGTATCAACCTGCTCGGCGTGAACCCGGTCAAGCACTTCCTGAGCGCCGGGATCATCGCCGAGGGCGTCGCCTCGATCGTGGTCAGCGTGCTGCTGCTCGTCTTCTTCCTCCACAACGACATCGGGATGCTCGTGCAGACCCTGGGAGCGGAGGAGAACTCCGGCGGATCGACGCTCGCGGGGTTGCTCACCTGTCTCGCGGTGGCCGGCTGGGCGTTCCTCGGCTTTGACGCGACGACGCAGGTCGCCGAGGAAGCGCATGAACCGCGTCGTACGGTGCCTCGGGCGATGCTGCTCTCCTTCCTCTTCGTCGGCATCACGGTGCTGTTGAGCGGTACGGCGGTCACCCTCTCGCTGCGGGACCCGGCTCGTGCCGTGACCGGCGAGGTCGGCGACCCCGTGCTGGCCTCCGTCACCGAGGCCTTCGGCGCCTGGACGGAGAAGCCGTTCATCGTCGTCGTCCTCATCGCCTTCTTCGCCTGCGCGGTCTCGATCCAGACCTACATCGGCCGCATGGTGTACAGCTTCGCCCGCGACCGCCAGATCCCGTTCTCCACGCCGCTTTCGCGGATCGGCAAAAAGGAGATCCCGCACGTCGCGCTCATCACCACAGCGGTGCTCGCGGGACTCGGCCTGCTGCTGGGCCTGAACGGCAATGCGGCAGCCACGCTGATCTCGTTCGGCTCTGGTGGCTTCTACATCGTCTTCCTGATCGTCGCCGTGGTCGCGCTGTGGGCACGCCTGAACGGACGCTGGGATCCGAGCCGTGGCTCGTTCGCTCCGGGACGCTTCGGCTTGATCATCAACATCCTCGCGGTGGCGTGGCTCGCGTTCGAGGTCGTCAACGTCGCGTGGCCCAGGGCGGAGCTCGCCCCGGCATCCGGCACGTGGGTGCAGGTATGGGCGGTGATCGTCGTGTTCAGTGCGCTCATCCTGATCGGCATCGGGTATCTCGTGGTGCGCAAGCCGCACCTCGAGGTCCAGGTCGCGGCGGCCGCAGCCCAGCGAGGCGACCGGACGGAGAAGGGGACCGGACGATGA
- a CDS encoding alcohol dehydrogenase catalytic domain-containing protein: MTVTNPAVVFEPGSGMRVREVAVRAPRAGEVAVEIRAAGVCHSDLHILNGDWPEDRPLVLGHEAAGVVTAVGAGVDLERGDHVVLSWFAPCGRCERCAAGRAWLCTGTRAVENVLPDGGTAFEEDGEPVWPFLGLGAFTKNVVVPRTAAIKVPQELPFDVGALLGCAVTTGVGAAVNTAGVRPGDTAVVVGCGGVGLAIIMGLRLAGAGAIIAVDLSAERRAAAAHFGATATLDGATVDVPAWCQEHLGGADYAFEAVGRPALIEQLPAMVRSGGAAVVVGMPPIDAKVGIDAFDLADQGKSLLGCNYGSSVGAVDIPRLARLFLDGRLPLGDLVGTTRPLAEAEIAFEELRAGIGLRGILVP; this comes from the coding sequence ATGACCGTCACGAACCCCGCCGTCGTGTTCGAGCCGGGATCCGGCATGCGCGTCCGAGAGGTCGCCGTCCGGGCTCCGCGCGCGGGCGAGGTCGCCGTCGAGATCCGTGCCGCCGGCGTCTGCCACTCCGATCTCCATATCCTGAACGGCGACTGGCCGGAGGATCGCCCGCTCGTGCTCGGACACGAGGCTGCCGGCGTCGTGACCGCCGTCGGCGCCGGCGTGGACCTGGAGCGGGGCGACCACGTCGTCCTCTCCTGGTTCGCCCCGTGCGGTCGCTGCGAGCGCTGCGCCGCCGGCAGAGCATGGCTGTGCACCGGCACTCGTGCGGTGGAGAACGTGCTGCCGGACGGCGGCACGGCTTTCGAGGAGGATGGTGAGCCGGTGTGGCCGTTCCTGGGCTTGGGCGCGTTCACGAAGAACGTGGTCGTGCCACGGACAGCGGCGATCAAGGTGCCGCAGGAACTGCCGTTCGACGTCGGCGCGCTGCTCGGCTGCGCGGTCACGACCGGGGTCGGTGCCGCGGTGAACACGGCCGGCGTCCGGCCCGGTGACACGGCCGTGGTGGTCGGTTGCGGGGGAGTCGGGCTCGCGATCATCATGGGCCTGCGTCTCGCGGGGGCGGGAGCGATCATCGCCGTCGACCTGTCAGCGGAGCGTCGCGCGGCGGCCGCGCATTTCGGAGCGACCGCGACACTCGACGGTGCGACGGTCGATGTCCCGGCGTGGTGTCAGGAGCACCTCGGTGGCGCGGACTACGCCTTCGAGGCCGTCGGCCGCCCCGCTCTCATCGAGCAGCTCCCGGCGATGGTGCGTTCGGGCGGTGCCGCCGTGGTGGTCGGCATGCCGCCGATCGATGCCAAGGTGGGGATCGACGCCTTCGACCTCGCCGACCAGGGCAAGAGTCTGCTGGGATGCAACTACGGTTCGAGCGTCGGTGCTGTCGACATCCCGCGCCTCGCGCGTCTGTTCCTCGACGGCCGCCTGCCGCTCGGCGATCTCGTGGGTACGACGCGCCCGCTCGCCGAGGCGGAGATCGCCTTCGAGGAGCTCCGCGCAGGCATCGGCCTGCGCGGAATCCTCGTTCCATAG
- a CDS encoding SAM-dependent methyltransferase: MSDAGHSVDPVTDPAEFWEARYRSTRGEHGRVWSGQVNAAVEREVAGLTPGTALDLGCGEGGDALWLAANGWTVTAIDISAAALDVGRAEAQRAGLADRIHWVRGDLSTWEPTSAFDLVTSAFLHSPVELPRDEVLRRAASAVAPGGRLLVVGHGAAPPGSKLSHHDHDGPPLPTTDEVLESLALTDEWITETRAMVERTAIWRDGSTVTLVDAVLRVRRSGPRA; the protein is encoded by the coding sequence ATGAGTGACGCCGGGCACTCCGTCGATCCGGTGACGGACCCTGCGGAGTTCTGGGAAGCGCGCTATCGAAGCACCCGCGGCGAGCACGGGAGAGTGTGGAGCGGTCAGGTGAACGCGGCCGTGGAACGCGAGGTCGCGGGTCTCACTCCCGGCACGGCTCTCGACCTGGGCTGCGGCGAAGGGGGCGACGCGCTGTGGCTCGCTGCGAACGGATGGACCGTGACGGCGATCGACATCTCCGCAGCCGCGCTCGACGTCGGCAGGGCGGAGGCGCAGCGTGCGGGGCTCGCCGACCGGATCCACTGGGTCCGCGGCGATCTCTCGACGTGGGAGCCGACCTCCGCGTTCGATCTCGTGACCTCGGCGTTCCTGCACTCCCCGGTCGAGCTGCCGCGCGACGAGGTGCTGCGGCGCGCGGCATCCGCTGTGGCGCCCGGCGGGCGGCTCCTCGTCGTGGGACACGGAGCAGCCCCACCAGGTTCGAAGCTCAGCCACCACGACCACGACGGGCCGCCGCTGCCGACCACCGACGAGGTGCTCGAGTCGCTCGCCCTGACCGACGAGTGGATCACGGAGACCCGGGCGATGGTGGAGAGGACCGCGATCTGGCGCGACGGCTCGACGGTGACGCTCGTCGATGCCGTGCTGCGCGTGAGGCGGTCCGGCCCACGCGCATAG
- a CDS encoding NAD(P)/FAD-dependent oxidoreductase, which yields MTDATTPPTVPAHPSESSTAPISDERWDVIIIGGGAAGLSAALVLARARRRVLVLDAQEPRNRFAPHMHGVLSRDGYSPLDLVADGYREVRAVDGVIVDARVATTRTIADGFEVVTEAGARATARRLIVATGARDLLPEIPGLADQWGRGVVACPYCDGYEARERAIGVLATSVAGLHKAHMLRSYSEDITVFTGLIDGLPDEERLVLEARGMRVETRAVTRVVASSGELTALGLDDGSTIPVDVVFAEPALVALDEPLRQLGAERVDTPMGPWTDVDALGRTSVDGVWAVGNAANPGALVPIAAGSGAAAALALNGEFVALDVAAAAERVARVAS from the coding sequence ATGACCGACGCCACTACTCCCCCCACCGTCCCCGCCCATCCCTCCGAGTCCTCGACGGCTCCCATCTCGGACGAGCGCTGGGACGTCATCATCATCGGCGGAGGTGCAGCCGGCCTGAGTGCCGCGCTCGTCCTCGCTCGAGCCCGGCGCCGAGTGCTGGTGCTCGACGCTCAGGAGCCGCGCAACCGGTTCGCGCCTCACATGCACGGCGTGCTGAGCCGGGACGGCTACTCTCCGCTCGACCTGGTCGCCGACGGCTACCGCGAGGTGCGCGCCGTCGACGGCGTGATCGTCGACGCCCGCGTCGCCACGACCCGCACGATCGCCGACGGGTTCGAGGTCGTCACCGAGGCCGGTGCACGTGCGACCGCCCGGCGCCTCATCGTCGCGACCGGAGCGCGCGACCTGCTGCCCGAGATCCCCGGACTGGCCGACCAGTGGGGTCGGGGCGTCGTCGCCTGCCCGTACTGCGACGGATACGAAGCCCGAGAGCGTGCGATCGGCGTGCTGGCGACCTCGGTGGCCGGCCTGCACAAGGCGCACATGCTGCGGTCCTACTCGGAGGACATCACGGTGTTCACCGGGCTCATCGACGGCCTCCCCGACGAGGAGCGGCTCGTCCTCGAAGCGCGCGGGATGCGTGTGGAGACCCGTGCCGTCACCCGTGTGGTCGCCTCCTCCGGCGAGCTCACCGCCCTCGGCCTGGATGACGGCTCGACGATCCCCGTCGACGTCGTGTTCGCCGAACCGGCTCTGGTCGCGCTCGATGAGCCGCTGCGCCAGCTCGGAGCCGAGCGCGTCGACACGCCGATGGGGCCGTGGACCGACGTCGACGCGCTCGGACGAACGAGTGTCGACGGCGTCTGGGCCGTGGGCAATGCAGCGAATCCGGGCGCACTCGTTCCGATCGCCGCCGGTTCCGGCGCCGCCGCGGCCCTCGCACTGAACGGGGAGTTCGTGGCGCTGGACGTCGCCGCTGCCGCCGAGCGGGTCGCGCGGGTCGCATCATGA
- a CDS encoding helix-turn-helix domain-containing protein — MPDDSLSLIGPRLKSWREKRSMTLADLSALTDISPSTLSRLEAGKRAPNLELLVPIARALGLGLDDIVPRAVPDPRVSRTTREVEGIRYESLSPASSPVQTYKVTFPARPVGITAVPQPKVHDGQEWLYVISGRLRLVLGDQDVTLGPGEAAEFDTRVPHWLSAAGPGPAEIVSIFSKDGKRIHLRARPAAS; from the coding sequence GTGCCCGACGATTCCCTGTCCCTCATCGGCCCTCGCCTCAAGAGCTGGCGGGAGAAGCGCAGCATGACTCTTGCGGACCTCTCCGCGCTGACGGACATCTCTCCGAGCACTCTGTCGCGCCTGGAGGCAGGCAAGCGGGCGCCGAACCTCGAGCTGCTCGTGCCGATCGCGCGTGCACTCGGCCTCGGCCTCGACGACATCGTGCCGCGCGCCGTTCCCGACCCCCGGGTGTCGCGGACGACCAGGGAGGTCGAGGGCATCCGCTACGAATCGCTCTCGCCGGCGTCGAGCCCTGTGCAGACCTACAAGGTCACCTTCCCCGCCCGCCCCGTCGGCATCACCGCCGTGCCGCAGCCGAAAGTGCACGACGGTCAGGAATGGCTCTACGTGATCTCGGGCCGTCTGCGACTGGTGCTGGGCGATCAGGACGTGACGCTCGGGCCTGGCGAGGCGGCGGAGTTCGACACCCGGGTTCCGCATTGGCTGTCGGCCGCGGGTCCGGGTCCGGCCGAGATCGTGTCCATCTTCAGCAAAGACGGCAAGCGCATCCACCTGCGCGCACGCCCGGCCGCCTCCTGA
- the def gene encoding peptide deformylase — protein MAVLPIRIMGDPVLHSPASAVEEITDEIRTLVADMFETMDTAPGVGLAAPQVGVPLRIYTYAYVDDDDQPWRGVLINPVLWIAPIEPGDPDPDLESEGCLSFPGERFPLRRSERVHLTATDLDGQPVTIDVDGWRARIMQHEFDHLDGILYVDRLSDGDWKTVQKIARKRGWGRPGASWMPGVDDLEG, from the coding sequence GTGGCTGTACTTCCGATTCGCATCATGGGCGACCCCGTGCTTCACTCCCCCGCATCCGCCGTCGAGGAGATCACGGACGAGATCCGCACACTCGTCGCCGACATGTTCGAGACGATGGATACCGCGCCCGGAGTCGGACTCGCCGCACCGCAGGTCGGCGTTCCGTTGCGCATCTACACCTACGCGTATGTGGACGATGACGATCAGCCCTGGCGCGGCGTGCTCATCAACCCCGTGCTCTGGATCGCACCGATCGAGCCGGGCGACCCCGACCCCGATCTGGAGTCGGAGGGATGCCTCTCCTTCCCCGGGGAGCGATTCCCCCTCCGTCGTTCCGAGCGTGTGCACCTGACAGCGACCGATCTGGACGGGCAGCCCGTCACGATCGACGTCGACGGCTGGCGTGCACGGATCATGCAGCACGAGTTCGACCATCTCGACGGCATCCTCTACGTCGACCGTCTCTCCGACGGAGACTGGAAGACCGTTCAGAAGATCGCGCGCAAGCGCGGCTGGGGGCGCCCAGGAGCCAGCTGGATGCCGGGCGTCGACGACCTCGAGGGCTGA
- a CDS encoding DMT family transporter, with the protein MSAGVWTNTAEEVGEQLVGAFQNPGLLLGIPLALAGAVFMSLGAQYQHRGVEKVERLSGSDGTTGLTGGQIKALLTRPSWILGTLMLGLAIVCQLAALVKAPLIVVQPLGAIALVITTLLNARISGHSPTRKSLTAIIFCVGGIFLFVFFAAIYATEKEVTERELFVILALLLVVIIVLGACWLVLRHRMRALFYVIGAGILYGFVATLAKVVIKRIEAGQFEWITAICVVALLAAASVGAYFVQTAYSSGPPDLVIAGLTVVDPLIAVLIGMIVLGEAAAAPWWVFIIFGVAGAIAVWGVVNLARYHPQVLSESQELPIVRGSDPSQPASDPGTTEPSSRSDAWPQTDQTRPDAP; encoded by the coding sequence GTGAGCGCTGGGGTGTGGACGAATACGGCCGAAGAGGTCGGCGAACAGCTCGTCGGCGCCTTCCAGAACCCCGGACTTCTGCTCGGAATCCCGCTGGCCCTCGCCGGTGCGGTGTTCATGTCCCTCGGTGCGCAGTACCAGCATCGCGGCGTCGAGAAGGTCGAGCGTCTGAGCGGCTCCGACGGCACCACCGGACTCACCGGCGGCCAGATCAAGGCGCTCCTGACCCGCCCGTCGTGGATCCTCGGCACGCTCATGCTCGGACTCGCGATCGTGTGTCAGCTCGCGGCGCTCGTCAAGGCTCCGCTCATCGTGGTGCAGCCGCTCGGTGCGATCGCGCTCGTGATCACGACCCTCCTGAACGCGCGCATCTCCGGCCATTCGCCGACCCGGAAGTCGCTCACGGCGATCATCTTCTGCGTCGGCGGCATCTTCCTCTTCGTCTTCTTCGCGGCCATCTACGCCACCGAGAAGGAGGTCACCGAGCGCGAACTGTTCGTGATCCTCGCCCTCCTCCTCGTCGTGATCATCGTGCTGGGGGCGTGCTGGCTCGTCCTCCGTCACCGTATGCGCGCGCTGTTCTATGTGATCGGCGCCGGCATCCTCTACGGCTTCGTCGCCACTCTCGCGAAGGTCGTCATCAAGCGCATCGAAGCGGGCCAGTTCGAATGGATCACCGCCATCTGCGTGGTCGCGCTCCTCGCGGCAGCGTCGGTCGGCGCGTACTTCGTGCAGACCGCCTACAGCTCGGGGCCGCCGGACCTCGTCATCGCCGGCCTCACGGTCGTGGACCCGCTCATCGCTGTCCTGATCGGCATGATCGTGCTCGGCGAGGCCGCGGCCGCGCCGTGGTGGGTGTTCATCATCTTCGGCGTCGCCGGGGCCATCGCGGTCTGGGGCGTCGTCAATCTCGCCCGATACCACCCGCAGGTGCTGAGCGAGAGCCAGGAACTGCCGATCGTGCGGGGCAGCGATCCGTCGCAGCCCGCCTCAGATCCCGGCACGACGGAGCCGTCGAGCCGGTCGGATGCCTGGCCGCAGACGGATCAGACCCGGCCCGACGCTCCCTAG
- the pgl gene encoding 6-phosphogluconolactonase: MQVSSAEKRVVVEATPAAVASRVADRFLARVRARTRNGRIAHIALTGGSMGGAVLRTAAEDPRVSEIDWSLVHFWWGDERFVPRDDPDRNSLQSRRALLDHIPVPSENVHEVAGPDSGLTLDESAAAYAADLARYSTDEHPWPSFAVCFLGVGPDGHIASLFPDRDEVTVTDAAALPVRNSPKPPPERVTLTRPVLNSSKRVWLVLTGADKASALGLALAGASYTSVPAAGAKGRKRTVFFVDEAAAAEVSPDLIDQAY; encoded by the coding sequence ATGCAGGTTTCGTCCGCAGAGAAGCGGGTCGTGGTCGAGGCCACGCCTGCCGCCGTCGCCTCCCGGGTCGCCGACCGTTTCCTCGCACGCGTCCGTGCGCGCACGCGGAACGGTCGGATCGCTCACATCGCCCTGACCGGCGGTTCGATGGGCGGAGCGGTGCTGCGCACGGCTGCGGAGGATCCTCGCGTGTCGGAGATCGACTGGTCGCTGGTCCACTTCTGGTGGGGCGACGAGCGCTTCGTTCCCCGTGACGACCCCGACCGCAACTCCCTGCAGTCGCGTCGCGCGCTGCTCGACCACATCCCGGTGCCCTCGGAGAACGTGCACGAGGTCGCGGGCCCCGACAGCGGGCTCACCCTCGACGAGTCCGCCGCGGCATATGCGGCCGATCTCGCGCGGTACAGCACGGACGAGCATCCCTGGCCGTCGTTCGCCGTCTGCTTCCTGGGCGTCGGACCCGACGGACACATCGCCTCCCTGTTCCCGGATCGCGACGAGGTCACGGTGACGGACGCCGCGGCTCTGCCCGTGCGCAACTCGCCGAAGCCTCCGCCCGAGCGGGTGACGCTCACGCGACCCGTCCTGAACTCGTCCAAGCGCGTCTGGCTCGTCCTGACCGGAGCCGACAAGGCGTCCGCCCTCGGACTGGCGCTGGCCGGCGCGAGCTACACGAGCGTCCCGGCTGCCGGGGCGAAGGGCCGCAAGCGCACGGTGTTCTTCGTCGACGAGGCGGCGGCCGCAGAGGTCTCCCCCGACCTCATCGACCAGGCCTACTGA